One window of the Bacillota bacterium genome contains the following:
- a CDS encoding 2Fe-2S iron-sulfur cluster-binding protein, translated as MDKRVRFFVMRGARGRLSPQEVMGKEGMTVLDALIKARLTTPDLGLEYACRNGMACRLCLASIDGEPRYMCATMLEEGMVVAPVSGARAIRDLVTGRGGPAPGEV; from the coding sequence ATGGACAAAAGGGTCCGCTTCTTCGTGATGAGGGGGGCAAGAGGGCGGCTATCGCCCCAGGAGGTTATGGGCAAAGAGGGGATGACTGTCCTGGACGCTCTGATCAAGGCGAGACTAACCACCCCTGACCTGGGTTTGGAGTATGCGTGCCGTAACGGGATGGCCTGCAGGCTGTGCCTGGCCTCCATAGACGGTGAGCCCAGGTACATGTGTGCCACCATGCTCGAGGAAGGGATGGTGGTGGCTCCCGTGTCAGGTGCCAGGGCCATCAGGGACCTGGTCACGGGCCGCGGGGGCCCCGCGCCTGGGGAGGTGTGA